The Candidatus Poribacteria bacterium genome includes the window AGGCGGGATGTCTCGTCAAATTTCTCAGACCATGAGCGTTCAGCAGATAGATATCATAGTCACCGCCTCTATCGGAGGTGAAGATGATCTGAGCTTCTCCTGGAAGAGAGGGGTATGCCATGGTGGGAGGAGATAAGATGGTGATATCAAGGAGGATAAGGATCAAAGCTCGGAATGTATCTCGCATCTTTCCTCTCCTAGTGTAATATGTAGATTGAAACGCCTGAGTGGAAAGGTGATCTCCGACTCAGGCGTCTTAACTCCTCTCCCTGGGTTCAGGCTACAATCAGGGGACATGACCCAGGACAATCGTGACATCACAATACGCAACTGAATTACCGTTCTTCCTTATCTCCGTGTATGGATGCCATGACCATGTTTGCCCTACAGGAGGATTCGAGTGATATGAGTAGTAGCTCCCATCGTGCTCCCATACTCCTGCTACATTTCTTTCTTTATCATATCTATCACCGTCAGATCCCTAATTGGTCTCCTCCGGCCCATCTCCTGCTATAAAGCCATCGCCGGTATCGGGACGGTGTCTGAACTCCCACGTGAACGTTTCATTGTCAGGGAGATTCCAGACGCGAGCCCAGTGGTATGTTCGAACGTTCCAGCAACTACCGTCCCATAGAGCGTTATATGCGATATAAGTGTTGACGTACACGGTCTGTCCGTCCACCGTGAATGAGCCGGGATCTGAATCAGAGCTATCGACCGGCCATGGTGGATTTGGGCTGCCTGCTATAGCGATGAGATAGCTGATCATCAATAGGGCTGACACCGCCAGGAATAGTCTTTTCTTACTCATTATTTTAACCTCCTCATACTTTCTCGCTCTACTCAGGATTTATTTGGACCCCGGACGTCGAAAGCCCAGCAGCCCAGCATAAACCTCAAATGCCTCCACCCATCCCTCAGCGCCCTCAGCTTCGAACTCGATCCTTCTTCCCGCGGGTAATACCTTATCGGAACCTCTCCTATCCTCATACCCCTTACCACCGCCGCTATCACCATCTCTGAGGCAAACTCCATACCCTCACTCCTCAGGTTCATCCTCTCATACGCCTCCCTCCTGAACGCTCGCATCCCACAATGCGCATCAGACACCCCCGCTTTAAACAGCAGATTCAACAGGCCCGTCAGAAACAGATTCCCCAACCTGTGACTCCACTCCATCGCACCCGGCAGTATCTCCCCCCTCAGCCTGCTGCCCAGCACAAGATCGTATCCCTCATCCAGCATCCCCACGAACTTAGGTATCTCCCTGAAATCATACGTGTCGTCGGCATCCCCCATGATGATGTATCTCCCCTTGGCAGCCTCTATCCCAGCCCTGCACGCGTTGCCGTACCCCCTTTTGAGCTGATGGATCACCTTTGCTCCCAGGGACTCTGCTATTCTAACGGAACTATCCCCTGATCCGTTGTCAGCCACTATTATCTCCCCTTCCGCTCTCATCTCCTTCAGCGCCATCTTCGCCTTGCCGATGCATATCCCTATGGTAGCTGACTCGTTTAAGCACGGCATTACCACTGATATCTGCATGGTTCACAGCCAACATCGGTGGAGGTTTACCTCAGCTATAACAAAATCCATGCCAACTCTCAAACGAGCTTTCCTTCATCCCCTTCAAATCCAGTCACCATAAGGGTTTTGAAGGGATGATTCTTAAATCTCAGACGGCATCACGGATATCTCAGGGCCTTTACAGGGTGTCCATTTCGGACACCCTCTTTTCAGGATCTCCCGCAAGAAGGCCAACTTAAGCCCCATGAATGCTGAGCTCGTTCAGGGTGTCCGTTTCGGACACCCCAGGTGTCCATTTTGGACACCTTGAATCAGATGCCATGTTTCTCCATCAGCCTTTTCAACCTGTTGAGGGAGATCCTCATGGCCCTCGCCGCAGGCTTCTTCTTTCCCCCCATCTCCCCCAGCACCACCCTCAGATACTCCTCAATCACCTCATCCAAGCTGGGTATCTTACTGAATCTTATCTCAACTTTCCTCTTCTCTCTCAGCTCCATATGTTCAAGGAGCATATCCTTTGTGATGAGCTCCTCATCACACAACACCACCAACCTTTCCATCAGATTCTTCAACTCCCTCACGTTCCCATCCCACCTGTGGCTCAACAACACCGATTCCGCCTCGGAGGTAAGCCTCTTTCGAGGGACCCCTGAGATGCACATATCTCCTCCAGGAAATACCAAGCCAGCAGGAGCACATCATCCCCTCTATCACGCAACGGAGGTAGATGGATCTCGATCACCCCTAGACGATGATACAGATCCCTGCGGAACCTCCCCTCCTCCACAAGCCCTCTCAGATCGGCATTGGTCGCGGTGATCAGTCTCACATCGACCTCCCTATCCTTCACCCCTCCAACCCTCCTAAACCGCCCCTCCTCAACGAACCTCAACAGTTTCCCCTGAACGGTTGGTGAGATGAGATCTATCTCGTTGAGGAACAGCACTCCCCCATCCGTCTCCTCGACCAGCCCTCTTTTCGCTACTGCGCCTGTGAAAGCTCCCCTTTCGCTTCCGAACAGCTCCACCTCAAGCAGTTCGCCCTTCAGGTTTCCACAGCTCACCACTTTGAAGGGTTTGTCCTTCCTTTTGCTCCATGCATGGATGTGTCTTGCAAGCAGATCTTTGCCCGTTCCGGTCTCGCCGGCTATGAGCACAGGGCGATCGGTTGATGCGGCTTTCATGGCCTTCTCAACTTCCGCCCTGAACGTTTTATCCTCCCCTACGATCCTCATCATCACCTGCAACCTTCCGACGTTTTCGGACGGATACCGTCCATGAAAAAACGGCGGACGGCGGGCAG containing:
- a CDS encoding glycosyltransferase family 2 protein, yielding MQISVVMPCLNESATIGICIGKAKMALKEMRAEGEIIVADNGSGDSSVRIAESLGAKVIHQLKRGYGNACRAGIEAAKGRYIIMGDADDTYDFREIPKFVGMLDEGYDLVLGSRLRGEILPGAMEWSHRLGNLFLTGLLNLLFKAGVSDAHCGMRAFRREAYERMNLRSEGMEFASEMVIAAVVRGMRIGEVPIRYYPREEGSSSKLRALRDGWRHLRFMLGCWAFDVRGPNKS
- a CDS encoding sigma-54-dependent Fis family transcriptional regulator, which encodes MMRIVGEDKTFRAEVEKAMKAASTDRPVLIAGETGTGKDLLARHIHAWSKRKDKPFKVVSCGNLKGELLEVELFGSERGAFTGAVAKRGLVEETDGGVLFLNEIDLISPTVQGKLLRFVEEGRFRRVGGVKDREVDVRLITATNADLRGLVEEGRFRRDLYHRLGVIEIHLPPLRDRGDDVLLLAWYFLEEICASQGSLERGLPPRRNRCC